Proteins co-encoded in one Cupriavidus taiwanensis genomic window:
- a CDS encoding alkene reductase: MSKLFDPIRVGRYTLQNRLVMAPMTRSRAQHDGSPGELAAEYYAQRASIGLIVTEGAQPSEDGQGYLTTPGIYTDAHVAGWKKITDAVHAKGGHLFIQFMHAGRMSHPDNTPHHRQGVAPSAIAPVASMFTAKGMQEIPAPRALSSEEVRQTVQNFRYAARRAIEAGADGVEIHGANAYLVHQFFAPSANTRTDEYGGSIENRARFAIEVASAIAEEIGADRTAIRLSPGTTIWGIDEGAEGPDLYRYLVAELDKLGLAYLHIMEQGNEPLLADIRKLWHGTLILNRPGRPREQVGADLETGLADLEAYGQMILANPDFVARLKRSAPMNEADRNAFYGGTAQGYTDYPTLSVAQGV, translated from the coding sequence GTGAGCAAACTGTTCGATCCCATCCGCGTCGGCCGCTACACCCTGCAGAACCGTTTGGTGATGGCCCCAATGACTCGCAGCCGTGCCCAGCACGACGGCTCGCCGGGAGAACTGGCCGCCGAGTACTACGCTCAGCGCGCCAGCATTGGCCTGATTGTTACTGAAGGCGCCCAGCCTTCGGAGGACGGGCAGGGTTACCTGACTACGCCGGGCATCTATACCGACGCGCATGTCGCCGGATGGAAGAAGATTACCGATGCCGTGCATGCCAAGGGCGGCCACCTCTTTATCCAGTTCATGCACGCTGGGCGCATGTCTCACCCCGACAACACACCGCATCATCGCCAAGGCGTCGCGCCGTCGGCCATCGCGCCGGTCGCTTCGATGTTCACGGCCAAGGGCATGCAGGAGATTCCCGCGCCGCGTGCCCTGTCGAGCGAGGAGGTACGCCAGACCGTCCAGAATTTCCGCTACGCGGCCCGCCGTGCGATCGAGGCCGGTGCCGATGGCGTCGAAATCCATGGCGCCAACGCCTACCTGGTCCATCAGTTCTTCGCCCCGAGTGCGAACACGCGTACCGATGAATACGGTGGCTCAATCGAGAACCGCGCCCGCTTTGCCATCGAAGTCGCCAGCGCGATTGCCGAAGAGATCGGCGCGGACCGCACCGCAATCCGGCTCTCGCCGGGCACGACGATCTGGGGCATCGACGAAGGTGCCGAAGGGCCGGACCTGTACCGCTACCTGGTCGCCGAACTCGACAAGCTGGGCCTGGCCTACCTGCACATCATGGAACAGGGCAACGAACCGCTGCTGGCCGACATCCGCAAGCTCTGGCACGGCACACTGATTCTGAACCGGCCGGGCCGCCCGCGTGAACAGGTTGGGGCCGACCTGGAGACGGGGCTGGCCGACCTGGAGGCCTATGGCCAGATGATCCTTGCGAACCCGGATTTCGTCGCCCGGCTGAAGCGCAGCGCGCCGATGAACGAGGCGGACCGCAATGCCTTCTACGGCGGTACGGCGCAGGGCTACACGGACTACCCAACCCTGAGCGTAGCCCAGGGCGTTTGA
- a CDS encoding pirin family protein, translating to MNITPIIASLQRANHGSHFRAYGLRGALVDPFLGVDHAWMSAPTFSAHSHAGFSAVSYVFLDSETGIDNRDSLGTRNLIRPGGLHWATAGSGIVHDEVPAEAGKTVHSLQIFVNLASERKDIEPFALPLEPEDVPVVHLPGAKVRVPVGSFREACSPLKPPTEVTLLDIALEEGAELAVPVAAGYCAFVMPIYGTASVDGQDFTHNDLKLPVFPAQDSSHAITIQAFPGSARVMLFAGRPLHSTAPDHKGVSS from the coding sequence ATGAACATCACGCCCATCATTGCCTCACTGCAGCGTGCCAACCACGGCAGCCACTTCCGTGCCTACGGCTTGCGCGGCGCGCTGGTCGATCCCTTCCTGGGGGTCGATCACGCCTGGATGAGCGCGCCGACGTTTTCGGCGCATTCCCATGCCGGCTTTTCAGCGGTGTCGTACGTGTTCCTTGATTCGGAAACGGGCATCGACAACCGTGACTCGCTTGGCACCCGCAACTTGATCAGGCCCGGCGGCCTGCACTGGGCGACTGCCGGGAGCGGCATCGTTCACGACGAAGTGCCGGCAGAGGCCGGCAAGACGGTCCATTCGCTGCAGATCTTCGTCAACCTTGCTTCGGAGCGAAAGGACATCGAGCCGTTCGCCTTGCCCCTGGAACCAGAGGACGTGCCCGTGGTGCATCTGCCGGGCGCCAAGGTGCGCGTGCCCGTCGGGAGCTTCCGGGAAGCATGCTCCCCATTGAAGCCGCCCACCGAAGTGACGCTGCTCGACATTGCGCTGGAGGAAGGAGCCGAACTGGCCGTACCTGTCGCAGCAGGCTATTGCGCGTTCGTGATGCCAATCTACGGCACGGCCAGCGTGGATGGCCAGGACTTCACGCACAACGATCTCAAGCTTCCTGTTTTCCCGGCGCAGGACAGCTCCCACGCCATCACGATTCAAGCGTTCCCCGGCAGCGCCAGGGTCATGCTTTTTGCTGGCCGGCCGCTGCATTCCACTGCACCTGACCACAAAGGAGTCTCATCATGA
- a CDS encoding LysR family transcriptional regulator, with amino-acid sequence MNLLSLRRFDLNLLVVFESLMDTGSVTKTAEQLARTQPGVSRDLARLREELSDPLFVRVRGKLEPTELARSLRETVRRALEAVDHALEEGGGFRPSESTQVFKIGTTSAVELLLAPLLHKFLETAAPNAGAYFFQAYGDVTPVEDLETGAIDIAIGRFDRQARNVTFFPLFEERRVCLVRRDHPLAEKRLELADLADMRFISTINMLGRDNDVDNLLKEHGLPKRKFPMYVSTLSLAPFAMRDSDAAITLPGRVARILASQFDLSMLELPAELPNRMYSIAWHSRWDPSLSHRWIRDVVISMLR; translated from the coding sequence ATGAATCTCCTGTCGCTCCGACGCTTCGACCTGAATCTGCTGGTGGTTTTCGAATCCCTGATGGATACGGGCAGCGTCACCAAGACCGCGGAACAGCTTGCGCGTACCCAGCCGGGTGTGAGCCGGGACCTTGCCCGGCTAAGGGAAGAGTTGTCCGATCCGTTGTTTGTCAGGGTCCGGGGGAAATTGGAGCCCACCGAGTTGGCGCGCAGTCTCCGTGAAACGGTCAGGCGAGCACTCGAAGCTGTTGACCACGCGCTGGAGGAGGGCGGGGGCTTTCGACCGTCCGAGTCGACGCAGGTGTTCAAGATCGGTACCACGAGTGCCGTCGAACTCCTGCTGGCCCCATTGCTGCACAAATTCCTGGAAACCGCCGCGCCCAATGCAGGCGCGTATTTCTTCCAGGCCTATGGCGATGTCACGCCTGTCGAGGATCTCGAAACCGGCGCCATCGACATCGCAATCGGCCGCTTCGACCGACAGGCGCGCAACGTGACGTTCTTCCCGCTGTTCGAAGAGCGGCGCGTATGCCTGGTGCGGCGCGACCATCCGCTTGCCGAAAAGCGGTTGGAACTTGCCGATCTTGCCGACATGCGGTTCATCAGTACGATCAACATGCTCGGCCGCGACAACGACGTCGACAACCTGCTCAAGGAGCATGGGCTGCCGAAGCGCAAATTCCCGATGTACGTGTCGACGCTGTCCCTGGCGCCGTTCGCCATGCGCGACAGCGACGCGGCAATCACGCTGCCGGGGCGTGTGGCGAGGATTCTGGCAAGCCAGTTCGACCTGAGCATGCTGGAGCTGCCCGCCGAACTGCCGAATCGCATGTACTCGATTGCATGGCACTCGCGCTGGGACCCGTCACTGTCACACCGGTGGATACGTGATGTTGTCATATCCATGCTCAGGTAG
- a CDS encoding LysR family transcriptional regulator, which yields MELLNDMALFVEVVKAKGFRSAGEAMGMPNSTLSRRISGLEKAIGLRLLHRTTRKIELTEAGQIYFERCKRIVDEARLAHEQLGEMLAQPSGVLRASMPVDFAVTYLAPLIAEFAGLYPGITFDFDLTARRVDLVSEPFDVAIRIGESDSSQLIARTLGSLTPYLYASPGYLERSGEPAKPSDLARHECLGILKTGSWTLLDGKRTVTVSVGGRFTLNNIGMIRRLATHDMGVILMPEEIAADDLASGKLQRIMPAWHGTPLPVYAITETRLLPAKTQRFIEFLRERLGGRSHG from the coding sequence ATGGAACTGCTGAATGACATGGCCTTGTTCGTCGAGGTCGTCAAAGCCAAGGGCTTTCGCAGTGCCGGGGAAGCGATGGGAATGCCGAACTCGACCCTGTCGCGTCGGATTAGCGGATTGGAGAAGGCCATCGGGCTGCGCCTGCTGCATCGCACGACACGGAAGATCGAACTGACGGAGGCGGGCCAAATTTATTTCGAGCGCTGCAAGCGCATCGTCGATGAAGCCCGGCTGGCACACGAGCAGCTCGGCGAAATGCTGGCCCAGCCGAGCGGCGTGCTGCGCGCATCAATGCCGGTGGATTTCGCCGTGACCTATTTGGCACCACTGATCGCGGAGTTTGCTGGCCTCTATCCCGGGATCACCTTTGATTTCGACCTGACGGCGCGACGGGTCGACCTGGTCAGCGAGCCTTTTGACGTGGCGATCCGCATCGGGGAGTCGGACAGCTCGCAACTGATCGCACGCACCCTCGGCTCGCTTACGCCTTACCTCTATGCCTCGCCCGGCTATCTCGAACGCTCGGGCGAGCCAGCCAAGCCCTCCGACCTGGCAAGACATGAGTGTTTGGGCATCCTGAAAACCGGGTCGTGGACGTTGCTGGACGGAAAACGGACCGTCACGGTGTCGGTGGGTGGCCGCTTCACACTCAACAACATTGGCATGATCCGCCGGCTGGCGACGCACGATATGGGCGTGATCCTGATGCCCGAGGAAATCGCCGCCGATGACCTGGCCAGTGGGAAGCTGCAACGGATCATGCCGGCATGGCATGGCACGCCGTTGCCTGTCTATGCCATCACCGAAACCCGGTTGCTGCCGGCGAAAACGCAGCGCTTTATCGAGTTCCTGCGGGAGCGCTTAGGCGGTAGGTCGCACGGCTGA
- a CDS encoding Bug family tripartite tricarboxylate transporter substrate binding protein has translation MNRVFLALTCCSAAAATCLAASAYAQDNFPAKPIRLVVPLPPGGGADGLARIWGDYLARHLGTTVVVENRAGANGSIAAAYVASQPADGYTILLGTQSNLSLNRFSFGKLNYDPDQSFAGISILATTPQVLLANNALPANNVADLIRLAKASPGKYSYSTAGKGNSTHLNMEIFARQLGVDLLNVPYKGSAAALLAVVGGETQLTSAVVFSAIPFIKGKKVKPLVVFADKRMPEMPEVPTQAEVGIPKSLGGGWYGLVVPKGTPDAVIQKLNVATAKMWADPESRQKLGRIYMIEPSDKATSAVAKATRQDAEQWGPLIKSLNLAAQ, from the coding sequence ATGAACCGTGTTTTCCTGGCACTGACGTGCTGCAGTGCTGCGGCCGCCACCTGTCTGGCCGCCAGCGCATACGCTCAGGACAACTTTCCGGCGAAACCGATCCGGCTGGTGGTGCCGCTTCCGCCGGGAGGCGGTGCGGATGGCCTTGCGCGCATCTGGGGGGATTACTTGGCGCGGCATCTGGGCACGACAGTCGTGGTGGAAAACCGCGCCGGCGCAAATGGCTCGATCGCGGCGGCATACGTTGCGAGCCAGCCGGCGGACGGCTACACGATCCTGCTTGGCACCCAGTCCAATCTCTCGCTGAACCGCTTCTCGTTTGGCAAGCTGAACTACGACCCCGACCAGAGCTTCGCCGGCATCAGCATTCTTGCCACCACGCCGCAGGTCCTGCTGGCTAACAACGCGCTGCCGGCCAATAACGTCGCCGACCTGATCCGACTGGCCAAGGCATCGCCGGGCAAGTACTCATACAGCACGGCCGGCAAAGGCAATTCGACCCACCTGAACATGGAGATTTTCGCCAGGCAGCTTGGCGTGGATCTGCTGAACGTGCCCTACAAGGGCAGCGCCGCCGCCCTGCTGGCCGTGGTGGGCGGCGAAACCCAGTTGACCAGTGCAGTGGTCTTCTCCGCCATCCCGTTCATCAAGGGAAAGAAGGTCAAGCCTCTGGTCGTGTTTGCTGACAAGCGCATGCCCGAGATGCCTGAGGTCCCCACGCAGGCGGAAGTTGGTATTCCGAAATCGCTGGGCGGCGGCTGGTACGGCCTGGTGGTGCCCAAGGGCACACCCGACGCCGTCATCCAGAAACTCAACGTGGCCACCGCGAAGATGTGGGCGGACCCCGAGTCCCGACAGAAGCTGGGCAGGATCTACATGATCGAGCCGTCCGACAAGGCGACGTCCGCCGTGGCGAAAGCCACCCGGCAGGACGCCGAGCAGTGGGGCCCGTTGATCAAATCGCTGAATCTCGCCGCGCAGTAA